A window of Candidatus Hydrogenedentota bacterium contains these coding sequences:
- a CDS encoding phytanoyl-CoA dioxygenase family protein: protein MDLSTRHEPVGNLFDEQLAATDPAVFHLSADQVQQYQDLGYVAGTRILTDAQCDVLCEELAEITNPKHPGNSLFYEYNSNESADPNTVLFHALGAWRVTPGFHDILWNPAFTRAASDLLGGSVRFWHDQLFCKPAKHGGVVAWHQDYSYWTRTQPMQHLTCWIGLDDADEENGCLYYVPGSHTWPLLPITGLAGDMDAIQSVLSDEQKEAFKPIPIRLKRGQCAFHHPLLVHGSYDNKSPRSRRAVVLNVVRDGVRSESDDALLEGVPPLGKGTPLSGQFFPVLYEAGS from the coding sequence GCCGATCAGGTCCAGCAATACCAGGATCTCGGCTATGTCGCCGGCACGCGCATCCTCACCGACGCCCAGTGCGACGTCCTCTGCGAGGAGCTGGCCGAAATAACGAATCCGAAGCACCCCGGCAATTCTCTGTTTTACGAGTACAACTCCAACGAGTCCGCCGATCCCAACACCGTGCTCTTCCACGCCCTCGGCGCGTGGCGCGTAACCCCCGGCTTCCATGACATCCTCTGGAACCCCGCCTTCACCCGCGCCGCAAGCGATCTGCTGGGGGGCTCCGTGCGCTTCTGGCACGATCAACTCTTCTGCAAACCCGCAAAGCACGGCGGCGTCGTCGCCTGGCACCAGGACTACTCCTATTGGACCCGCACGCAGCCCATGCAACACCTCACCTGCTGGATCGGCCTGGACGACGCGGATGAAGAGAACGGTTGCCTTTACTACGTGCCCGGTAGTCACACCTGGCCACTCCTGCCCATCACCGGGCTCGCGGGCGACATGGATGCGATTCAATCGGTCCTGTCCGACGAACAGAAGGAAGCCTTCAAACCGATACCCATCCGCCTGAAGCGCGGCCAGTGCGCTTTTCACCATCCCCTGCTTGTCCACGGATCCTACGACAACAAATCACCCCGCTCGCGCCGCGCCGTGGTGCTCAATGTGGTCCGCGATGGTGTGCGCTCCGAGTCCGACGACGCGCTTCTTGAAGGGGTGCCGCCCCTCGGAAAAGGCACGCCCCTCTCGGGGCAGTTTTTCCCCGTACTGTACGAAGCGGGAAGCTGA